The DNA region TGTCAACCATCGGGGTCCTCACATCTCGCAGTAGGGGTGTGTCCCCACGGTACGAGCGCGATTCGACCAGGCGAAACTCTGCGTGGCTGCGCCACAATCGGGAACCGGATGCTGGCGTGCGATGTTGGCGGCATCCGACAAAGACGGCCGTCGCCACGGGAGAAAGACCACAAGGGCCGACCCCCGAGCTTGAGGTGCGCTGGAGTCAGCGTCGGAAGAACGCCCCGGCGCGTCCTGTCCAGAGCAGCAGGATGATGACGAGGGCGATGAAGGCCGTGACCAGGGCTCCGAGGAACTGCGACGGCGCAGCGATCATGACGAAGAGGGCCGCGGCGAGCGTGATGACCTCGAAGGCCGTCACCACCACTCTGGCGCCGTTGCTTCCGCGCAGCAGCCCACGGGCGATCACGATGATGATGATTCCGACGAGGATGTAGACGATGGCCGACGTGATGAGCGGTCCGCTGCCGCCGAAGTCGAGGACGAGCGCCGCGTCGTTCTGGTTGAACAGCAGGATGACGCCGAGGATGATGTCGAGGACACCCTGGATCCACGCCAGGACTGCGATGAAGGTGACTCCTCCGGGGCGACTGACGGTCAGGCTCATGGGGCTCCTCAGGTGGGTGGTGACCTTCAGGTTAGTGGCGTCAGCTGTCGTCGCGGAAGTATGCGTTGGCCGGCCTCGTGTACAGCAGGACGATGACGACGACGGACGCCAGGATGCCGAGCCAGGAGCCGAAGAACGCCGCTGGGAGCAGAAGCGCCGGAACAAGCGAGGCCAGGATCGAGACGCCGTGGGCGCCCGTCGCGACGATGCGCGCCGTGTTCTTGGCGCTGAGCACCCCGCCGCCGGCGAAGAACAGGATGGCTCCGAAGAGCAGGGCGACGATGGCGGCCGTGAACAGCTGGACCGCTCCCCCGAACTCGAGCACCACGACGTTCACGCCGGACTGTGCGAGCAGGACCACGCCGATCACGATGTCGATGACGCCGGCGAGCCAGGTGAGGGCACCGGCGATGCTCACCACGACGGGTCTGCGGTA from Leifsonia sp. Root1293 includes:
- a CDS encoding DUF7144 family membrane protein, producing MSLTVSRPGGVTFIAVLAWIQGVLDIILGVILLFNQNDAALVLDFGGSGPLITSAIVYILVGIIIIVIARGLLRGSNGARVVVTAFEVITLAAALFVMIAAPSQFLGALVTAFIALVIILLLWTGRAGAFFRR
- a CDS encoding DUF7144 family membrane protein, which translates into the protein MAYRRPVVVSIAGALTWLAGVIDIVIGVVLLAQSGVNVVVLEFGGAVQLFTAAIVALLFGAILFFAGGGVLSAKNTARIVATGAHGVSILASLVPALLLPAAFFGSWLGILASVVVIVLLYTRPANAYFRDDS